From Candidatus Doudnabacteria bacterium, a single genomic window includes:
- the recA gene encoding recombinase RecA, producing MAKSNDTKSSEKLNLEETLSSIREKFGEGSIMTLQKAKTMNVEVIPTGCLSLDLALGVGGIPKGRIIEIYGPEASGKTTLAMHIVAEVQKRGGVAAFVDAEHALDPDRAKAVGVKIDKLLISQPDNGEQALDIVEALVRSNSVEIIVVDSVAALTPRAEIEGDMGDSHMGLHARLMSQALRKLTAIISKSNSTVIFINQIRMKIGVMFGNPETTTGGQALKFYSSVRIEVRKLAQIKQGDVIMGNRVKAKIVKNKVAAPFRTTEFDIMFGEGGISYAGDLLDTGVQYNVLAKSGNTYSFGEVKVGVGRENAKNFLKDNPKVAHDIEKAVRTRSKDQEWVPVAS from the coding sequence ATGGCGAAAAGCAATGATACTAAAAGTTCGGAAAAATTGAATCTGGAAGAAACACTGTCCTCGATCAGGGAAAAATTCGGCGAGGGTTCGATCATGACCCTGCAGAAAGCCAAGACCATGAATGTGGAAGTCATCCCCACCGGATGCCTGTCTTTGGATCTGGCATTGGGTGTTGGCGGAATTCCGAAAGGGCGCATTATAGAAATTTACGGACCTGAAGCTTCCGGCAAAACTACGCTGGCCATGCACATCGTGGCCGAGGTCCAAAAGCGCGGAGGAGTTGCCGCGTTCGTGGATGCGGAACATGCTCTCGATCCTGACCGCGCCAAAGCCGTGGGCGTGAAGATCGATAAACTTTTGATTTCCCAGCCTGACAACGGCGAGCAGGCGTTGGATATCGTGGAAGCTTTGGTGAGATCAAACAGCGTTGAAATTATTGTGGTTGATTCTGTTGCCGCCTTAACACCGCGCGCGGAGATAGAAGGAGATATGGGCGACTCGCACATGGGCTTGCATGCGCGCCTCATGAGCCAGGCCCTGCGCAAGCTGACCGCGATCATTTCCAAATCCAATTCTACCGTAATTTTCATCAACCAGATCCGAATGAAGATCGGAGTGATGTTCGGCAACCCGGAAACCACTACCGGCGGGCAGGCTCTGAAGTTTTATTCCTCGGTCCGCATCGAAGTGCGCAAGCTTGCCCAGATCAAACAGGGCGATGTCATCATGGGCAACCGGGTGAAGGCCAAGATCGTGAAGAACAAAGTTGCTGCGCCTTTCCGGACCACGGAATTTGATATCATGTTCGGCGAAGGCGGCATTTCTTATGCCGGTGACCTGCTGGACACCGGGGTGCAGTATAATGTCCTGGCCAAAAGCGGCAACACTTACAGTTTTGGCGAAGTTAAGGTGGGAGTCGGGCGGGAAAATGCCAAGAACTTCCTGAAAGACAATCCAAAGGTAGCTCACGACATAGAAAAAGCGGTGCGGACCCGGTCTAAAGACCAGGAATGGGTGCCCGTGGCCTCCTAA
- a CDS encoding TraR/DksA C4-type zinc finger protein has protein sequence MNQTLIKENKAKLLDEQKRIQTILNRDTVPDSEIPGGRRPKYDEVGTRESESAHESEQFGNDLSVTEDLDVRLKKVVAALQRIADNTYGKCLVGGEDIDEARLRAEPAAETCIKHAK, from the coding sequence ATGAACCAAACACTGATCAAAGAAAACAAAGCCAAGCTTCTGGACGAACAAAAGCGCATCCAGACGATCCTGAACCGCGACACTGTGCCTGATTCGGAAATTCCGGGCGGACGCAGGCCGAAGTATGATGAGGTCGGAACCAGGGAAAGCGAGAGCGCGCATGAGTCCGAACAATTCGGCAACGACCTTTCGGTCACTGAAGATCTGGATGTGCGCTTAAAAAAAGTGGTGGCTGCTCTGCAAAGAATTGCCGACAATACTTACGGCAAGTGCTTGGTCGGCGGAGAAGATATCGACGAAGCGCGCCTTAGGGCAGAACCCGCTGCCGAAACCTGCATCAAACATGCAAAGTAA
- the lspA gene encoding signal peptidase II, with product MHKKIFALIVVDQITKLIFSPRDFFVGFMHVHLVKNYGLGFSLNFGLLPNLIIVAAALIFFLYYYFSHQAELSWRGKIVFVLIFAGAISNIIDRLYLGYVRDFLDLGLGFTFNLADAFVVIGLIIIIFTQSKPKDIIEI from the coding sequence ATGCATAAGAAAATTTTTGCGTTAATTGTCGTTGACCAGATCACGAAACTGATTTTCAGCCCTCGTGATTTTTTTGTGGGTTTCATGCATGTGCACTTGGTAAAAAATTACGGCTTGGGATTTTCTTTGAATTTCGGCCTGCTGCCGAATTTGATCATTGTAGCGGCAGCACTAATATTTTTTTTGTATTATTATTTTTCTCATCAGGCCGAACTGTCATGGCGGGGAAAAATTGTTTTTGTACTGATCTTTGCAGGTGCCATTTCCAATATCATTGACCGGCTGTACTTAGGATACGTCCGGGATTTTCTGGATCTGGGTTTGGGATTTACATTTAACTTAGCGGACGCGTTCGTTGTCATCGGGTTGATAATTATAATATTTACGCAATCAAAGCCAAAGGATATAATAGAAATATGA